In the genome of Tripterygium wilfordii isolate XIE 37 chromosome 19, ASM1340144v1, whole genome shotgun sequence, one region contains:
- the LOC119985431 gene encoding glycine-rich protein 5-like codes for MSPNKVVVFWVLSAVVWFATASARNIGSFEDEKLVSGGAGFGGGGGFGVGAGAGAGAVGGVGIGGGGGGGGGGGVGGAGFGGGFGKGVGIGGIGVGGGGGGGGGGLGGPPGLGGGGGLPGIGGVGGFPGNGGVCGLPDNGGKGGLPGNDGPPGNGVKGGLPVNGEPAPRHPAGNGGLPGNSQPPELGGPGNSGGTGAVGHKGAGGFP; via the coding sequence atgagTCCTAATAAGGTGGTGGTTTTTTGGGTTCTTAGTGCTGTTGTTTGGTTTGCTACAGCTAGTGCTAGAAATATTGGTTCTTTTGAGGATGAGAAGTTGGTGTCTGGTGGAGCTGGGtttggaggtggaggtggattTGGAGTTGGTGCTGGTGCAGGTGCGGGTGCGGTTGGAGGAGTAGGGATTGGAGGTggcggtggaggtggtggtggtggtggggttGGTGGAGCTGGCTTTGGAGGAGGCTTTGGAAAAGGTGTTGGGATTGGAGGTATAGGggttggaggtggaggtggaggtggtggtggtgggcttGGTGGGCCTCCAGgccttggtggtggtggtgggcttCCAGGTATCGGTGGGGTTGGTGGGTTTCCAGGTAATGGTGGGGTTTGCGGGCTTCCAGATAATGGTGGTAAAGGTGGGCTTCCAGGTAATGATGGGCCTCCAGGTAATGGTGTAAAAGGTGGGCTTCCAGTCAATGGTGAGCCAGCACCCAGGCACCCAGCAGGTAATGGTGGGCTTCCAGGTAACAGTCAGCCTCCCGAGCTTGGCGGGCCTGGTAATTCTGGTGGTACCGGCGCGGTTGGGCATAAAGGTGCCGGCGGTTTCCCTTGA
- the LOC119985210 gene encoding uncharacterized protein LOC119985210 isoform X2 — MASSLHTTIYSSHSLLSLSKPRKPTSRIPFKFSQPPLFPKSSEKGHSLAVNSVVQEDFDVIPVQSGDLTDQQEGVVVGREDEELVSQMSQVTGIGANEGQLSLEGFSSASSSSIIGRSVAEEEMDRVIDRTINAVIVLAAGTFAISKLLTIDRDFWHGWTIYEILRYAPQHNWTAYEEALKTNPVLAKMVISGVVYSLGDWIAQCYEGKPLFEFDRTRMFRSGLVGFTLHGSLSHYYYEFCEKLFPFQDWWVVPAKVAFDQTLWAATWNSIYYIVLGFLRFESPVSIFSELKATFWPMLTAGWKLWPFAHLITYGVVPVEQRLLWVDCVELIWVTILSTYSNEKSEARISEAEASDISTSVVPEEIRK; from the exons ATGGCTTCCTCTCTCCACACCACCATCTATTCGTCTCACAGCCTTCTCTCCCTCTCCAAACCCAGAAAGCCTACCTCTCGAATACCCTTCAAATTCTCGCAGCCCCCACTTTTCCCGAAAAGCAGCGAGAAAGGACACAGCTTGGCAGTGAATTCAGTGGTCCAAGAGGATTTTGATGTGATTCCTGTGCAGAGCGGAGACCTTACGGATCAGCAGGAGGGTGTGGTGGTGGGTAGAGAAGACGAGGAGTTGGTGAGTCAGATGAGTCAGGTCACCGGGATTGGAGCGAATGAGGGGCAATTATCTCTCGAAGGATTCTCTTCCGCTTCTTCCTCATCTATTATTGGAAGGAGTGTGGCTGAGGAGGAAATGGATAGGGTGATTGATAGGACAATAAATGCGGTGATTGTGCTGGCTGCGGGTACTTTTGCTATCTCCAAGTTGCTCACCATTGACAGGGATTTTTGGCAT ggGTGGACAATATATGAGATACTAAGATATGCACCTCAGCATAACTGGACTGCTTATGAAGAAGCTTTAAAGACAAATCCAGTTTTAGCCAAGATGGTAATTAGTGGGGTGGTCTATTCTCTTGGCGATTGGATTGCACAG TGCTATGAAGGGAAACCACTTTTCGAGTTTGACCGTACACGCATGTTCAGATCAGGCCTGGTTGGCTTCACACTGCATGGTTCTCTTTCTCACTACTATTACGAGTTTTGTGAG AAGCTTTTTCCCTTTCAAGATTGGTGGGTGGTTCCTGCTAAAGTAGCCTTTGACCAAACTCTATGGGCAGCTACTTGGAACAGcatttattatattgttttgggATTCTTGCGTTTTGAATCCCCTGTCAGCATATTTAGTGAATTGAAGGCAACGTTCTGGCCGATGCTCACC GCTGGGTGGAAACTTTGGCCATTTGCTCATCTTATTACCTATGGAGTGGTCCCTGTGGAACAAAGACTTCTTTGGGTGGACTGCGTGGAACTCATTTGGGTAACAATACTATCAAC TTATTCAAACGAGAAATCGGAAGCAAGAATCTCCGAGGCAGAAGCCAGTGACATTTCTACATCCGTCGTTCCTGAG GAGATAAGGAAGTGA
- the LOC119985210 gene encoding uncharacterized protein LOC119985210 isoform X1 — translation MASSLHTTIYSSHSLLSLSKPRKPTSRIPFKFSQPPLFPKSSEKGHSLAVNSVVQEDFDVIPVQSGDLTDQQEGVVVGREDEELVSQMSQVTGIGANEGQLSLEGFSSASSSSIIGRSVAEEEMDRVIDRTINAVIVLAAGTFAISKLLTIDRDFWHGWTIYEILRYAPQHNWTAYEEALKTNPVLAKMVISGVVYSLGDWIAQCYEGKPLFEFDRTRMFRSGLVGFTLHGSLSHYYYEFCEKLFPFQDWWVVPAKVAFDQTLWAATWNSIYYIVLGFLRFESPVSIFSELKATFWPMLTAGWKLWPFAHLITYGVVPVEQRLLWVDCVELIWVTILSTYSNEKSEARISEAEASDISTSVVPEQEIRK, via the exons ATGGCTTCCTCTCTCCACACCACCATCTATTCGTCTCACAGCCTTCTCTCCCTCTCCAAACCCAGAAAGCCTACCTCTCGAATACCCTTCAAATTCTCGCAGCCCCCACTTTTCCCGAAAAGCAGCGAGAAAGGACACAGCTTGGCAGTGAATTCAGTGGTCCAAGAGGATTTTGATGTGATTCCTGTGCAGAGCGGAGACCTTACGGATCAGCAGGAGGGTGTGGTGGTGGGTAGAGAAGACGAGGAGTTGGTGAGTCAGATGAGTCAGGTCACCGGGATTGGAGCGAATGAGGGGCAATTATCTCTCGAAGGATTCTCTTCCGCTTCTTCCTCATCTATTATTGGAAGGAGTGTGGCTGAGGAGGAAATGGATAGGGTGATTGATAGGACAATAAATGCGGTGATTGTGCTGGCTGCGGGTACTTTTGCTATCTCCAAGTTGCTCACCATTGACAGGGATTTTTGGCAT ggGTGGACAATATATGAGATACTAAGATATGCACCTCAGCATAACTGGACTGCTTATGAAGAAGCTTTAAAGACAAATCCAGTTTTAGCCAAGATGGTAATTAGTGGGGTGGTCTATTCTCTTGGCGATTGGATTGCACAG TGCTATGAAGGGAAACCACTTTTCGAGTTTGACCGTACACGCATGTTCAGATCAGGCCTGGTTGGCTTCACACTGCATGGTTCTCTTTCTCACTACTATTACGAGTTTTGTGAG AAGCTTTTTCCCTTTCAAGATTGGTGGGTGGTTCCTGCTAAAGTAGCCTTTGACCAAACTCTATGGGCAGCTACTTGGAACAGcatttattatattgttttgggATTCTTGCGTTTTGAATCCCCTGTCAGCATATTTAGTGAATTGAAGGCAACGTTCTGGCCGATGCTCACC GCTGGGTGGAAACTTTGGCCATTTGCTCATCTTATTACCTATGGAGTGGTCCCTGTGGAACAAAGACTTCTTTGGGTGGACTGCGTGGAACTCATTTGGGTAACAATACTATCAAC TTATTCAAACGAGAAATCGGAAGCAAGAATCTCCGAGGCAGAAGCCAGTGACATTTCTACATCCGTCGTTCCTGAG CAGGAGATAAGGAAGTGA